A section of the Chryseobacterium ginsenosidimutans genome encodes:
- a CDS encoding acetyl-CoA carboxylase carboxyltransferase subunit alpha, producing the protein MEYLSFELPIKELMDQLQTCSLVGEESGVDVKLACSQIEDKIIEKKKEIYSNLTPWQRVQLSRHPDRPYTLDYINGMVDKGSFLELHGDRNFADDPAMIGGLATLDGQKVMIIGTQKGRTTKERQYRRFGMPNPEGYRKALRLMKLAEKFRIPVITLVDTPGAYPGLEAEERGQGEAIARNIFEMTMLKTPIFTYIIGEGASGGALGIGVGNKVYMLENTWYTVIAPESCSSILWRNWDHKEDAANALNLTPKDALREKFIDGIVEEPLGGAHYDTATTFLNLKTSILQNIKAFSKFTGQELETQRQDKFIAMGQFKG; encoded by the coding sequence ATGGAATATTTAAGTTTCGAACTCCCTATCAAAGAACTGATGGATCAACTTCAGACTTGTTCTTTAGTAGGAGAAGAAAGTGGTGTTGATGTAAAATTAGCATGCAGCCAGATTGAGGACAAGATTATAGAAAAGAAAAAAGAAATCTATTCTAATCTTACGCCTTGGCAGAGAGTACAACTGTCTCGTCACCCGGATCGCCCATATACATTAGACTATATCAACGGAATGGTAGATAAAGGAAGTTTCTTGGAACTTCACGGAGACAGGAATTTTGCAGACGACCCTGCCATGATTGGTGGTTTAGCTACATTGGATGGTCAGAAAGTAATGATCATAGGAACCCAAAAAGGAAGAACAACCAAAGAAAGACAATACAGAAGATTCGGAATGCCAAACCCTGAAGGATACAGAAAAGCTTTAAGACTAATGAAGCTTGCTGAAAAATTCAGAATTCCCGTAATCACTTTAGTTGATACTCCTGGAGCATATCCCGGATTGGAAGCTGAAGAAAGAGGGCAAGGTGAGGCAATTGCAAGAAATATTTTCGAAATGACAATGCTTAAAACTCCTATTTTCACTTATATTATTGGTGAAGGAGCAAGTGGCGGCGCATTAGGAATTGGTGTTGGCAACAAAGTTTATATGTTGGAAAACACTTGGTACACTGTAATTGCACCGGAAAGCTGCTCATCGATCCTTTGGAGAAACTGGGATCACAAAGAGGATGCAGCCAACGCATTAAACCTTACTCCGAAAGATGCATTAAGAGAAAAATTCATCGACGGAATCGTGGAAGAACCTCTTGGAGGAGCTCATTACGACACAGCAACAACCTTTTTAAATTTGAAAACTTCAATTTTGCAAAATATTAAAGCTTTCTCAAAATTCACAGGACAGGAACTTGAAACCCAAAGACAGGATAAATTCATTGCAATGGGTCAGTTTAAAGGATAA
- the gltX gene encoding glutamate--tRNA ligase: protein MEKVRVRFAPSPTGPLHLGGVRTALYDYLFAKNQGGEFVLRIEDTDTARYVEGAEDYIEEALEWCGIIADESPKKGGKFAPYRQSERREIYDRYTEQILKTNYAYIAFDTAEELDAIRGEFEAKGDVFSYDNKTRNRLRNSLALSEEEVQKLLDEKTPYVVRFKMPIDRTLNLVDIIRGNSSVNTNTLDDKVLVKNDGMPTYHFANIIDDHEMEISHVIRGEEWLPSLGLHTLLYEAMGWEAPQFAHLSLILKPEGKGKLSKRDGDKFGFPVFPLNFTDPATGNISKGYRESGYLPEAFINMVALLGWSPADDKEILSLDEMAKEFDLNKVHKAGARFSKEKSEWFNHQYIQLKSDEELLQILKGSDLSLNIEDEKLLKIIHLMKERATFPKDIYENGKFFFEAPASYDEKASKKAWNEETSAILGELASNLEGAEFNAENLKQVVHDFAENKGLGMGKVMMPLRLALVGELKGPDVPDILELIGKEESISRINNAINNFK from the coding sequence ATGGAGAAAGTAAGAGTTCGTTTCGCTCCAAGTCCTACTGGACCTTTGCATTTGGGAGGCGTAAGAACCGCATTATATGATTATCTTTTTGCTAAAAATCAGGGTGGAGAGTTTGTATTGAGAATTGAAGACACAGACACTGCAAGATATGTGGAAGGAGCAGAAGATTACATCGAAGAAGCCCTTGAATGGTGCGGAATAATCGCTGATGAAAGTCCTAAAAAAGGAGGGAAATTTGCTCCATACAGACAATCTGAAAGAAGAGAAATTTACGACAGATATACAGAGCAGATCTTAAAAACAAATTACGCCTATATAGCTTTTGATACAGCTGAAGAATTAGATGCAATCCGTGGCGAATTTGAAGCAAAAGGAGACGTTTTCTCTTACGATAACAAAACCAGAAACCGTCTTAGAAACAGTCTTGCACTTTCTGAGGAGGAAGTTCAAAAATTGCTTGATGAAAAAACTCCATATGTTGTAAGATTTAAAATGCCGATAGACAGAACGTTGAATCTTGTAGATATCATCAGAGGAAACTCTTCTGTGAATACAAATACGTTAGACGATAAAGTTTTAGTAAAAAATGACGGAATGCCAACTTACCATTTCGCCAATATTATTGATGATCACGAAATGGAAATTTCTCACGTCATTCGTGGTGAAGAATGGCTGCCATCTTTAGGGTTACACACTTTATTATATGAAGCGATGGGTTGGGAAGCTCCACAATTTGCACACCTTTCTTTAATTTTGAAACCTGAAGGAAAAGGAAAATTAAGCAAAAGAGACGGTGATAAATTCGGATTCCCAGTTTTCCCTTTAAACTTTACAGATCCTGCAACAGGAAATATTTCTAAAGGTTACAGAGAAAGCGGCTATCTTCCTGAAGCATTTATCAATATGGTTGCATTATTGGGTTGGTCGCCTGCAGACGATAAAGAAATTTTGTCTTTGGACGAAATGGCAAAAGAATTTGATTTAAATAAAGTTCACAAAGCAGGAGCAAGATTCAGTAAAGAAAAATCTGAATGGTTCAATCATCAATACATTCAGTTGAAATCTGATGAAGAATTGCTTCAAATTTTAAAAGGTTCCGACTTAAGTTTAAATATTGAAGATGAAAAACTGCTAAAGATTATTCATCTGATGAAGGAAAGAGCAACTTTCCCGAAAGACATCTACGAAAACGGAAAATTTTTCTTCGAAGCACCAGCTTCTTATGATGAAAAAGCATCTAAAAAAGCTTGGAATGAAGAGACTTCTGCCATTTTAGGAGAACTGGCTTCCAATTTAGAAGGAGCTGAGTTCAATGCTGAAAACTTAAAGCAGGTTGTACATGATTTCGCGGAAAACAAAGGCTTAGGAATGGGTAAAGTAATGATGCCTTTACGTTTAGCTTTAGTTGGTGAACTGAAAGGTCCGGACGTTCCAGATATCTTGGAACTTATTGGAAAAGAGGAAAGTATCTCCAGAATAAACAATGCGATCAATAATTTTAAATAG
- a CDS encoding phosphomannose isomerase type II C-terminal cupin domain — MLEIGERPWGKYFVLADEPNYKLKRIEVNPGQKLSYQYHYKRQEQWTIIEGDATVVLDDKEINLKYGESIFIPLGAKHRMMNLSEKPVVFIEVQTGTYFGEDDIVRIEDEYDRS; from the coding sequence ATGTTAGAAATAGGGGAAAGACCTTGGGGAAAGTATTTTGTATTGGCAGATGAACCCAACTATAAACTAAAGAGAATTGAAGTAAACCCGGGACAAAAACTGTCTTACCAATATCACTATAAAAGGCAAGAGCAATGGACAATCATCGAAGGCGACGCCACTGTTGTTCTTGATGATAAAGAAATTAACCTGAAATATGGTGAAAGCATTTTTATTCCGCTTGGAGCAAAACACAGAATGATGAATCTTTCTGAAAAACCTGTTGTTTTCATCGAAGTGCAGACAGGAACTTATTTTGGTGAGGATGACATTGTGAGAATTGAGGATGAATATGATAGAAGTTAA